tatttttaatatattatatattttaatttttaatacgaTCCGGGATAGGCCCAAATTTAACATCTATAATTTGAGCTTTGACAAAAATTTATATCTATTTTTCAAATCGGGCCACTCTCGAGTCAAAAATTTTGTTAGGACCTAGCTCAGCCCATAGACAAATCTATACCGGATGAATTTAGTAATGTTTTGGGTTGGTAGTTAGCCCATAGTATATTTTACGGGTCGGATCAGAAAGCCCAATAAGGTTTCTCTTTGTTTCTGCATTCCCTTCTAAAGTTTAAACCCTACATAAAACCCTTTTTCTCACCGCTCCATAACTTCTCCTTCACTTTCCCACCTCCCAAACGCACGTCACCATCCAATGAATTACCGATTCCAAAACCTCTTAGGCGCCCCTTACCGTGGCGGAAACGCCGTGGTAACAAAAAACACCAACCTAATCTCCCCCGTAGGTAACCGCGTCTCCGTCACCGACCTCGTCAAATCCCAAACCATTACCCTACCTATCCAATCCTCCAGCAATATCCGCCGCATCGCTGCTTCACCTGACGGCGTTTTTCTCCTCACCGTTGACGACAACAACCGTTGCCTCTTCATCAACCTCCCTCGTCGAGTGGTGTTGCATCGCATAACGTTCAAACATCCAGTAAACGCCGTCAAGTTTAGCCCCAATGGGAAATACATAGCTGTTGCAGCCGGTAAGTTGTTGCAAATATGGAAATCTCCTGGGTTTAAGAGGGAAGTTTTTGCGTTTGAGTTGGTTAGAACATTCGCTGATTGCAATGATAAGATATTGTCAATGGATTGGGATAATGATACGAAATATTTGATTGTTGGGTCTAAAGATTTGACTGGGAGGTTGTTTTTTGTGGATAAAAAAAAGGGTAATTATAAAAAACCATTTTTGTTTCTTGGTCATAGGGATTCTGTTGTTGGTTGCTTCTTTGGTGTTGATAAGAAGAAGAATAGAGTTGATAAAGCATATACTATTGCTCGTGATGGTTTTATTTTTAGTTGGGGTTATAGTGGAAATGATGTTAATCGTGATGCCAGAGATGACGATCTGATGGATGTGGAGCCACCCTCTCCAGGAACGCTGGAGAGGGAAGGTGAAGATGGGGAAAGAATTGGTAAGAAAAGGAAGGATTCTGATGGGAAAGAAAGTGGATTTAGTGAAGGTGAGGGGTATTTGAGTGGAGGCAAATGGGAATTGTTGAGGAAAGATTGTTTTATGCAAGCTCCTGCGAAAGTGACCGCATGTGATTATCATAAGGGACTTGATCTTGTTGTGGTGGGATTCTCGAATGGGGTTTTCGGATTATATCAGATGCCGGATTTTGTTTGCATACATTTGTTATCGATATCAAGAGAGAAGCTCACAACAGCTGTGTTCAATGACCTTGGAAATTGGTTGACTTTCGGCTGTGCAAAGTTGGGGCAGTTGTTGGTTTGGGAGTGGCCGTCAGAGAGTTATATATTGAAGCAACAGGGACACTACTTTGATGTGAATACTCTGGCATATTCGCCGGATTCACAGCTCTTGGCTACTGGAGCCGATGATAATAAAGTGAAGGTAAATGAAAGTTTGAGAGATGTTGTAAGGGTTTGAACCTTACCTGGTTGATATGCATAATATAGTCCTTGTATTTCATGGTTATAGCATCGGTTTTCAGCTTTTAAGAATCTTGTGCTATATATTTGCCTCACACAGCTTTTCAGCATGTATTTCACTTGAACAcctgaaactttaaaattttcttgcCACAGGTATGGACCGTATCGTCAGGCTTTTGCTTCGTAACATTCAGTGAGCATACTAATGCGGTTACTGCACTCCATTTTACGGCCAATAACCATTGCCTCTTAAGTGCATCTCTGGATGGGACTGTTCGTGCATGGGACCTGTTGCGTTATCGAAACTTTAGAACATTTACTGCCCCCTCTCATAAGCAGTTTGTTTCTTTGGCAGCTGATCAAAGTGGTGAAGTGATTTGTGCCGGAACTCTAGATTCTTTCGAGGTAAATTGGCTAATGCTGTTTGATTTTTACATTCCCATGCAAACCACATTTCATGATTTTGTTTCTTTGTCATCATGTTTACAGATTTTTGTTTGGTCAATGAGGAGAAACCTTCTATTGGAGGTTCTTAGTGGTCATGAAGGTCCAGTTCATGGGCTGATGTTTTCTCCTACAGATGTGAGCTGACTTTTCTTCACTTGTTTTCTGCGAATTCAATTTGTTTTAAGTTTCCATTTATATCCATCGATTCTATTCTTTATTCCGAAGGTGTCTTCTAACATTATCTATCAACTGTTCACCTATCTTTATCTGGCGTTATATAAGCTGTGCACCTCTGGTTTCTTTATTTTTAGGCAATATTAGCTTCATCATCATGGGACAAAACTGTCCGGCTATGGAATGTATTTAAAGAAAAAGGCGCTGTTGAAACATTCCGACACACACATGATGTTCTGACCCTTACTTACCGACCGGATGGGAAGCAACTAGCATGCAGCACATTAGATGGACAGATTCACTTTTGGGACCCTATTGATGGCGAGTCAATGCGCTCCATTGAAGGCCGTAGGGATATAGCTGGAGGACGACTCATGAGTGATAGACGATCTGCAGCTAACTCAAGTTCGGGAAAGTGCTTCACAAGCTTATGTTACTCTGCTGATGGGAGTTACATCTTAGCTGGAGGAAATAGCAGATATATCTGTATGTATGATGTTGCTGATCAGGTAAAGTTTAAATACATATAAGTTATCCACGTAGTAGATAGTATACTTcaatttgaacattgaagccTATTTTCATctggttaaatgttattttcagACTGACcccccaaaaatttcatttttggattattttaggTGCCATTCAAACCCTTGCTTCTTTTGGCATTTTAGATGTATGTATATATGAGAGCCATAACATGCCCTTCTTTAGTTTACTTATGTCAAATACCTGAAAAAAAAGTGATCATGACATGCTCCTCTTTTTTTTGGAGATATTTGTTTTCAACCAGTACTTATTTGGCTCAATCATTGAGCTGAGTTTGAGCTTCAGCAACTCGAGTTATTGAGCAAGCTGAATTTCAGTATCATGCGAGCTTAatcaaactttttaaattttatatatattttttagtatggAGAATTCTTGGTTCGAACTTGAGCTTGAGCATAAATAATTGACTTTGCAAATGATTTTGAAAATAGCGCCTAGTTTTTACTAGGTAAATGAGCTTAATCAAGTGAGCTTGAATAGATAATCTTGAATCAAGATTCTTACAACTTGAGCTCAGCTCGGCTTGATTACCCTTACTCGGTAGTCAGCACCCATGTTCCCGTTCCTACGTTCTTTTTTCATTAGTTCAAGCTCTACAACATGCTTTccactcattttttttttgttccatttGAAACCAGGTTCTACTACGACGATTTCAAATAACTCATAACCTCTCTTTGGATGGAGTTCTTGACTTCTTAAACTCGAAGCATATGACAGAAGCTGGTCCGTTGAATTTAATCGATGATGATAACAGTGACACAGAAGATGGTATTGACAAACAAACCCGGGGAAATGTGGGATATAATCTACCAGGATCCATGCCTAATAATGGAAGGCCTGTCATCCGAACGAAATCCCTTAAAATTGCACCAACAGGACGAAGCTTCTCAGCAGCAACGACAGAGGGTGTTCTTGTTTATTCAATCGATGACTCATTTATCTTCGATCCCACAGATCTCGACATCGATGTTACACCGGAggtactttctttcttttttttccttaatttttgaGTTTCACTAAATTTACCAATATGAATTAATTAGTCATAATTGTTATGTAGGCCATAGATGCAGCACTTAATGAAGAACAGCCAAGCCGAGCTTTAATTCTTAGCTTGCGTTTAAATGAAGATTCACTAATTACAAAGTGTATTTTCTCTGTCAATCCCACTGATGTTCCAGCCGTTGCTTCATCAATCCCTTATCGGTACTTGCAAAGATTAATAGAGGCTTTAACCAACCTTCTTGAAAGGTGCCCACACTTAGAGTTCGTGCTTCAATGGTGTCAGGTAGCCTTctggtcattttatcaaatacCTTGATGTTCGATTATGTTTTGCTTTTGACATGGTTCGAATTGTTTTACCGCAGGAACTCTGCAAACTTCATGGCAACTCTATTCAGCAGAATTCCAGAAATCTTCAACCCGTTTTAAAATCATTGCAGAAGGCAATCACCAGAATTCACCAGGATTTAGCAGATACATGTGCTCTGAATGAATTTATGCTTCGATATTTATGCTCTGTTAGTGTCAAGAAATGAATCTCGAGCGTATTTAATCAGTCGAAATTTTGTCAAATATCTTTAGAAAGGTATTTACGGCTCATTACGTTCTAACCCGGAGCCTGATACCATTAATTACATGAAGAACATACATGCTGCTGTTGTTATTGGCATCATCATGAGCGTAAGTCGGAGAATATTTCAGGCATTTGACGTCAATGCGGGTATGTTGTAGAGTCACGGATGACATTCCGATAGGAGATGCTGATTCATTGTTGTTTTTTATATATGCCTTAGAAATGTGGAAGTATATTCACCtgttttttcaaatttcatttgATCGGTAGCTACTGATATATTGTTTTGTTGGCGTATATTTCAGTATCCGTTTCCTAATTTGCTCCTTCAGGAAATATCAATCCAATCCTTCAAAAAGTTAAATGAATTGATTTAAGCTTGCGGATGAagaaaaaatgttataaaaatggATATACTTGAGTGGAATACACGAAAAAGATTATACAAATTATCAACTCTCCTActgtttttaatgtaattttaccatacaTCATTGGGCCTAACCTCTTAAccttattttagtatattttctTTTCCGACTAAATTCAAGGGAGGAAAAACATAGAGTCTAGATAATACAGAAATGAATTGGGTTATACCAAGTCTCCAATTACAAATCCTAATTCCTCTAAAcaaatttagattaaattgtattaaattaaatttaaattatatatttataataatattacaaTTTTACTAGTTGactagtttatattttttatttttaaaaaattaaataaaacttaccaattttattattattactaatttaaaattataaattataaattttataaatcataaaagctaaaaagaaaatttgatggatAACTGTCACTTCTATCACCGTGTCTCGTTTGAAGTAACAACCAGATTGATGGCATCTTAGGACAAAcaactaattatatataatacCCAGAAGGCAGCTCCTGCTCCCGCTCTCACCTATAATCCCTTTCTCACCTGTCCTCCCTGCTCTATACTAGAGAGGCCGCATCTCCACACGGTCAAacagattgagaaaaaaataaaatagtaaaaagacatttttattaaaattattttttaaaaagtgaaaaagtaaattttttattattaaaaaaaaagctgAAACAACAAAGTAAGACAATGCTCATAACAACGAAGCGTTTGCAACCGTACGTTATCTAAAACCACTCACGTACAAATTGCAACTGTTATTAATATCTTAACTCTACATGCTACCCTAATCCTTCCTAGTAATAGTAGCCGGATAATTATGTTCATCCTCATCGGCATCCGCCATTCCAAAGGTATGTTTCACCGCATCAGTCGCACCTTGTGCCGCGTTCCTCACTTTCTCCCCCGCCTGCTGCAGTATCCCTCCGCTTGTCTCCGTCTCCTTAGTTTCCTCCGCCTTCCCTCTAGCAGCTCCCGCCGTCTGTTTTGTCTTGTCGTTGGTTGTCTCGGCGGCTCCTCTGGTCTTCTGCTTCGCTGCTTCTGTTGTCTCCATTGTCTTCTGCTTCGCTGCTTCTGCGGTCTCCATTGTCTTCTGCTTCGCTGCTTCTGCGGTCTCCATTGTCTTCTGCTTCGCTGCTTCTGCTTTCTCCTTCATGCTCTCCTTCATTTGCTCACCTTTTTCCTACCATAAAAGAACATAATGTTAAAGAAAATCtggtaatgaaaaagaaaatggaaggaCGAAAGTGGTAATTAATAATATTCTTACATGAGCTCGGCCTTCAGCTCGACCAGCTTTGTAACTCTGTTCATGAGAcgccattttcttttctttttgcttcgAATTGTGTAACTGTTTGTTGGGGAGTTTACTATTGCATGTGTGGTTTCTATTTATAGGGAACTTTGGGACATTATGGATGAAACACGCGTCTTGTTTTATGACACGTGTGCTGGACGTGCTTGCCATGCAGTGCTATACACTTGTAGTATGGATAAATAAAATGTGTTCTTGTTTTTGCAGGATTTTGTTTGATTACTCAGCCTATGATGCTTCGACGCGTGGCAGATATAGCTATATGACAACCACGTGTTGGTTATAGAAAGCTCTCACATTTATAtggattagatttttttttatagagTAAAATGACTGGGCTCTTTATAAATAGAATAAAACCAATACCCAAATTAACATTTGAGCTCAGGTCCGACTgccaaaacaaacaaaacaaattaagttGGGCTTCCCTAATAGGTAGCCCGTTTTTGAGAAATGATGATAAAagacaataaagaataaaaaatagaaaaaacaaaaggaaatcaACAGAAAATCCTCCAGTCACATCTAACAGCCTGACCATTTAATGCTTTACTCGTCTTTTCACGTCCCAACAGCCATGCCTTTACAGATAGCCGTTCCCTAAGATATCAATTCCTTGCTACCCTTAACTACGCCCTACTGCTTGTCCATTCATCTTCAATCTAGCGATTCTCTCCATCTTCCCTCTGAGTCTGCAACTCTCTGAACGTCGTCTTCCCTCCCAGGTATGAGCCCTCCCTTCTCTCCAACGCTTCTTTTGCTAGATTATGGGCTTGAATGTTCTTCGTTCTATGGATAAACTTGAAAGTAAAGTCTTGAACCCTGGATTTTCTGGTCTGTATGTCATAAATAATCGCCCCAAGAACCGACTTATCCATTTCTTTCGATTGACATTTTTGAATGACTGTTCTCGAGTCCCCCTCTATTGTTACTGTTGTTAACCCCATTTCTATTACTAACTTAATGGTATCTAATCCTGCGAGGGCTTCTGCTGTAAACGGGGTGGGGGTATCCTCATGTGTAACTGACTTTGAGGCTTTTAAGCTCCCGTTTGGTCTCAAACGACTATACCTGAGGCAGATCTAGCATTTCTTTTGTCAAAAGCGGCATCAAACTGAACTGTGGTACCCTCCGTCGCCCCAGTATAACTGTTGTCCCTTTTG
This window of the Gossypium hirsutum isolate 1008001.06 chromosome A09, Gossypium_hirsutum_v2.1, whole genome shotgun sequence genome carries:
- the LOC121206106 gene encoding periodic tryptophan protein 2; amino-acid sequence: MNYRFQNLLGAPYRGGNAVVTKNTNLISPVGNRVSVTDLVKSQTITLPIQSSSNIRRIAASPDGVFLLTVDDNNRCLFINLPRRVVLHRITFKHPVNAVKFSPNGKYIAVAAGKLLQIWKSPGFKREVFAFELVRTFADCNDKILSMDWDNDTKYLIVGSKDLTGRLFFVDKKKGNYKKPFLFLGHRDSVVGCFFGVDKKKNRVDKAYTIARDGFIFSWGYSGNDVNRDARDDDLMDVEPPSPGTLEREGEDGERIGKKRKDSDGKESGFSEGEGYLSGGKWELLRKDCFMQAPAKVTACDYHKGLDLVVVGFSNGVFGLYQMPDFVCIHLLSISREKLTTAVFNDLGNWLTFGCAKLGQLLVWEWPSESYILKQQGHYFDVNTLAYSPDSQLLATGADDNKVKVWTVSSGFCFVTFSEHTNAVTALHFTANNHCLLSASLDGTVRAWDLLRYRNFRTFTAPSHKQFVSLAADQSGEVICAGTLDSFEIFVWSMRRNLLLEVLSGHEGPVHGLMFSPTDAILASSSWDKTVRLWNVFKEKGAVETFRHTHDVLTLTYRPDGKQLACSTLDGQIHFWDPIDGESMRSIEGRRDIAGGRLMSDRRSAANSSSGKCFTSLCYSADGSYILAGGNSRYICMYDVADQVLLRRFQITHNLSLDGVLDFLNSKHMTEAGPLNLIDDDNSDTEDGIDKQTRGNVGYNLPGSMPNNGRPVIRTKSLKIAPTGRSFSAATTEGVLVYSIDDSFIFDPTDLDIDVTPEAIDAALNEEQPSRALILSLRLNEDSLITKCIFSVNPTDVPAVASSIPYRYLQRLIEALTNLLERCPHLEFVLQWCQELCKLHGNSIQQNSRNLQPVLKSLQKAITRIHQDLADTCALNEFMLRYLCSVSVKK
- the LOC121203025 gene encoding late embryogenesis abundant protein D-7-like isoform X2, producing the protein MASHEQSYKAGRAEGRAHEKGEQMKESMKEKAEAAKQKTMETTEAAKQKTRGAAETTNDKTKQTAGAARGKAEETKETETSGGILQQAGEKVRNAAQGATDAVKHTFGMADADEDEHNYPATITRKD
- the LOC121203025 gene encoding late embryogenesis abundant protein D-7-like isoform X1 gives rise to the protein MASHEQSYKAGRAEGRAHEKGEQMKESMKEKAEAAKQKTMETAEAAKQKTMETAEAAKQKTMETTEAAKQKTRGAAETTNDKTKQTAGAARGKAEETKETETSGGILQQAGEKVRNAAQGATDAVKHTFGMADADEDEHNYPATITRKD